One genomic region from Rosa rugosa chromosome 1, drRosRugo1.1, whole genome shotgun sequence encodes:
- the LOC133719748 gene encoding B3 domain-containing protein At4g01580-like: MSGVWPTFCSTTPHFFKIILENTSRDIKLKIPKKFVKRYGEHLSNSVCLKIPSGCEWEVGVTRRGNKVWFEKGWPAFSKFYSLDYGAFLLFGYEGNSKFQVCIFDTSATEIAYPIHREESDNINCEDDNSVEVLDDFPHSCPKTREKSPLPSPRPHKRRRISSNSKENIQGKNDIIGKEYGGGLSSSQSFRKGTHKVCGRMHSSTANAKTIAFERANGFKSEKPFFSSHHSSDISPL, encoded by the exons ATGAGTGGTGTTTGGCCTACGTTTTGTTCCACAACTCCCCATTTTTTCAAGATCATTCTGGAGAATACTTCTAGAGACATCAAACTT AAAATTCCGAAGAAATTTGTGAAGAGATATGGAGAACATCTCTCAAATTCAGTATGTCTTAAGATCCCAAGTGGTTGTGAATGGGAAGTGGGAGTGACGCGAAGAGGCAATAAGGTTTGGTTTGAGAAGGGCTGGCCTGCATTCTCTAAATTTTACTCCCTAGACTACGGTGCCTTCTTACTTTTTGGATATGAAGGGAATTCTAAATTCCAGGTTTGTATATTTGATACTAGTGCCACAGAGATTGCCTATCCCATCCATAGAGAAGAATCTGATAACATTAATTGTGAAGATGACAACTCTGTCGAAGTCCTGGACGATTTCCCACATTCCTGCCCAAAAACAAGGGAGAAATCTCCATTACCATCTCCTAGGCCTCAcaagagaagaagaataagTTCAAATAGTAAAGAAAATATTCAAG GGAAAAATGATATTATCGGAAAAGAATATGGTGGAGGCTTGTCTAGCAGTCAAAGTTTTCGGAAAGGAACACATAAGGTTTGTGGGAGGATGCATTCGTCAACAGCTAATGCAAAAACTATAGCTTTTGAAAGAGCTAATGGTTTCAAATCCGAAAAACCTTTTTTCAGTAGTCACCATTCATCCGACATATCTCCATTATAA